Proteins encoded together in one Diceros bicornis minor isolate mBicDic1 chromosome 18, mDicBic1.mat.cur, whole genome shotgun sequence window:
- the CBX1 gene encoding chromobox protein homolog 1 isoform X2, whose translation MGKKQNKKKVEEVLEEEEEEYVVEKVLDRRVVKGKVEYLLKWKGFSDEDNTWEPEENLDCPDLIAEFLQSQKTAHETDKSEGGKRKADSDSEDKGEESKPKKKKEESEKPRGFARGLEPERIIGATDSSGELMFLMKCRPGVKSLRWHSPSIVTLGLTASLDS comes from the exons atggggaaaaaacaaaacaagaagaaggtggaggaggtgctagaagaggaggaagaggaatatgTGGTGGAAAAAGTTCTCGACCGTCGAGTGGTAAAGGGCAAAGTGGAGTATCTCCTGAAGTGGAAGGGGTTCTCAGA TGAGGACAACACGTGGGAGCCAGAAGAGAACCTAGATTGCCCCGACCTTATTGCCGAGTTTCTGCAATCACAGAAAACAGCACATGAGACAGATAAATCAGAGGGAGGCAAGCGCAAAGCTGACTCTGATTCTGAAGATAAGGGAGAGGAGAGCAAgccaaagaagaagaaagaagag TCAGAAAAGCCACGAGGCTTCGCCCGGGGTTTGGAGCCGGAGCGGATTATTGGAGCTACAGACTCCAGTGGAGAACTCATGTTCCTGATGAAATG TCGCCCAGGTGTGAAATCTTTAAGATGGCATAGTCCTTCGATAGTGACTCTCGGCCTGACTGCCAGCCTGGACTCATGA
- the CBX1 gene encoding chromobox protein homolog 1 isoform X1, translating to MGKKQNKKKVEEVLEEEEEEYVVEKVLDRRVVKGKVEYLLKWKGFSDEDNTWEPEENLDCPDLIAEFLQSQKTAHETDKSEGGKRKADSDSEDKGEESKPKKKKEESEKPRGFARGLEPERIIGATDSSGELMFLMKWKNSDEADLVPAKEANVKCPQVVISFYEERLTWHSYPSEDDDKKDDKN from the exons atggggaaaaaacaaaacaagaagaaggtggaggaggtgctagaagaggaggaagaggaatatgTGGTGGAAAAAGTTCTCGACCGTCGAGTGGTAAAGGGCAAAGTGGAGTATCTCCTGAAGTGGAAGGGGTTCTCAGA TGAGGACAACACGTGGGAGCCAGAAGAGAACCTAGATTGCCCCGACCTTATTGCCGAGTTTCTGCAATCACAGAAAACAGCACATGAGACAGATAAATCAGAGGGAGGCAAGCGCAAAGCTGACTCTGATTCTGAAGATAAGGGAGAGGAGAGCAAgccaaagaagaagaaagaagag TCAGAAAAGCCACGAGGCTTCGCCCGGGGTTTGGAGCCGGAGCGGATTATTGGAGCTACAGACTCCAGTGGAGAACTCATGTTCCTGATGAAATG gaaaaactctgatgaggctGACCTGGTCCCTGCCAAGGAAGCCAATGTCAAGTGCCCACAGGTTGTCATATCTTTCTATGAGGAAAGGCTGACGTGGCATTCCTACCCCTCGGAGGATGATGACAAAAAAGATGACAAGAACTAA